Proteins encoded within one genomic window of Formosa agariphila KMM 3901:
- a CDS encoding DUF4254 domain-containing protein, producing MFTTKANTIFQEVINTYHVINTVDQEFSNPYSKEDDLLAHLLYRKCWIDTVQWHYEDIIRDPQIDPVAALTLKRKIDASNQDRTDMVEYIDSYFLEEYKAVTPKADATINTESPAWGVDRLSILALKVYHMEEEATREDASEAHRKACQTKLDILLEQRVDLSTAIDTLLNDIASGDKYMKVYKQMKMYNDDELNPVLRSQK from the coding sequence ATGTTTACAACTAAAGCAAATACTATATTTCAGGAGGTTATAAATACCTATCACGTTATAAATACTGTAGATCAGGAATTTTCTAATCCGTATAGCAAAGAAGACGATTTATTAGCACATCTATTATACAGAAAATGTTGGATAGATACTGTGCAATGGCATTATGAAGATATTATTCGTGACCCACAAATTGATCCTGTTGCTGCTTTAACATTGAAACGTAAAATTGATGCTTCTAATCAAGATCGTACAGATATGGTAGAGTACATCGATAGTTATTTTTTAGAGGAATACAAAGCTGTGACACCAAAAGCAGACGCTACAATTAATACCGAAAGTCCAGCTTGGGGTGTAGATAGATTATCTATTTTGGCTTTAAAAGTATATCATATGGAAGAAGAAGCTACACGTGAAGATGCTTCTGAAGCTCATAGAAAAGCTTGCCAAACGAAATTAGATATTCTTCTTGAACAGCGTGTAGATTTATCGACTGCTATAGATACTTTATTGAACGACATCGCTTCTGGCGATAAATACATGAAAGTGTATAAACAAATGAAAATGTACAACGACGACGAACTTAACCCTGTGTTACGTTCTCAAAAATAG
- a CDS encoding bactofilin family protein: protein MFNDSKKEKQQNLENTSNQNIIAHGTKIVGDISSEGGFRIDGIVEGNIKTPGKIVVGKTGSIKGTLEGTDAYFEGKFSGKLQLSGTLTLKASAEIDGDVVVGKLAVDPGASFDVTCVMKSAVKTINNGKSKEKTA from the coding sequence ATGTTTAACGATAGCAAAAAGGAAAAACAACAAAATTTAGAAAATACAAGTAACCAAAACATTATTGCTCACGGCACCAAAATTGTTGGTGATATTAGCAGTGAAGGTGGGTTTAGAATTGATGGAATAGTTGAAGGAAATATTAAAACACCAGGTAAGATTGTTGTTGGTAAAACGGGTTCTATTAAAGGAACTTTAGAAGGCACAGACGCTTATTTTGAAGGTAAATTTTCTGGGAAACTACAACTGTCGGGAACCTTAACTTTAAAAGCTTCAGCAGAAATTGATGGCGATGTTGTGGTTGGAAAACTAGCAGTAGATCCAGGTGCGAGTTTTGATGTAACTTGTGTTATGAAAAGTGCTGTAAAGACAATAAACAATGGGAAATCAAAAGAAAAAACCGCTTAG
- a CDS encoding DUF6427 family protein yields the protein MITSIFSKSKPINFLVVFIITLATFFIAHLKYAEGSGLSTHYVRYFFVFLASFSSILVLDFLVSKNKLTQKSSYEILLYALFLMALPQTMLNDNIVYANFFILLALRRILSLRSQLHVKKKLLDAAFWIAIASLFYFWSILFICLIYAALFFHSNNNLKEWIIPIVGVAAVFILGVSYSIIVYNDFFTALNIFPSVSLEFDTYNTLQYIIGVTLLISFGIWSSVFYIRTIKSKKNDFKPAYKVVLVAALIAFSIMILSPKKEGGEFLFLFAPLAVIITNYLETIQDKWFKELFLGLLIFVPFGLLLLEFLAKT from the coding sequence ATGATTACAAGTATTTTTAGTAAATCTAAGCCAATAAACTTTTTAGTAGTTTTTATAATTACTTTAGCCACATTTTTTATAGCGCATTTAAAGTATGCAGAAGGCTCAGGTTTATCTACGCATTATGTTAGATATTTCTTTGTGTTTTTGGCTAGTTTTTCTTCTATTTTAGTGCTAGATTTTTTGGTGAGTAAGAATAAATTAACTCAGAAAAGCAGTTATGAGATTCTGCTATATGCCTTATTTTTAATGGCTTTGCCTCAAACAATGTTAAACGATAACATTGTGTATGCTAACTTTTTTATTCTTTTGGCTTTAAGACGCATTTTAAGTCTGCGTTCGCAACTTCATGTAAAAAAGAAGTTGTTAGATGCCGCGTTTTGGATTGCAATTGCTTCTTTATTTTACTTCTGGTCAATTTTATTTATATGTCTTATTTATGCCGCTTTATTTTTCCATTCTAATAATAATTTAAAAGAATGGATTATTCCAATTGTGGGTGTGGCTGCTGTTTTTATATTAGGTGTGTCGTATTCTATAATTGTATACAACGATTTTTTTACAGCTTTAAATATTTTTCCTAGTGTAAGTTTAGAGTTCGATACCTACAATACGTTGCAGTATATAATTGGAGTTACATTGTTAATTTCTTTCGGAATTTGGTCCTCTGTGTTTTATATTCGGACCATTAAATCTAAAAAGAACGACTTTAAACCCGCTTATAAAGTCGTGTTAGTTGCTGCGCTAATAGCGTTTAGTATCATGATTTTATCTCCTAAAAAAGAAGGTGGAGAATTTTTGTTTTTATTTGCACCTTTGGCTGTTATTATTACCAATTACCTAGAAACAATCCAAGATAAGTGGTTTAAAGAACTTTTTCTTGGACTCTTAATTTTCGTGCCATTTGGCTTACTATTGTTGGAGTTTCTCGCCAAAACATAA
- the porW gene encoding type IX secretion system periplasmic lipoprotein PorW/SprE gives MNCSRKKDKFISRNYHAMTTEYNTLYNGNMALEDGRARLNEEYRDDYWNILPVERLDFEEDAMLPGQSKNETFSRSEEKAVKAIQKHSMNIKGKEKNPKMDEAYLLLGKSRYFDQRFVPALEAFNYILYKYALSDKINVARVWREKTNMRLDNDELAIENLKRLLRLEKLDRQELADATSTLAQAYLNIKVVDTAITYLEVAAESTTKNEERGRYLFIKGQLYNTLGYKDSANITFDRVIDMHRKIPRDYYIGAYVEKAKNFDYETGDKLAFAETLSMLEEDRENRPYLGRIYHQVGEYYLATNNDSLGVAYYNKSLRTERSDKELNARNYKILGDFYFDNAEYKSAGAYYDSTLTNLKVDSKPYRTIKRERDNLVDVIYYEEISKVDDSIIHLVNLTETDRLAYFESYTDTLKIQAELEFERQEAEARAQDMLSSNNGFNVDTKASAFQSRDEAAKNANTFYFYNSTTLAYGKNEFMKIWGDRKNEDNWRWSNMNFSASTGPIGVSAAEGLDLTADIFQPQFYLDQIPTEQKVIDSIVKERNYAYFQLGVIYKEKFSDYELSKSKLQALLESNPEERLIVPAKYNLYKDYELLGQHGEAEIVKKDIITNHSDSRYAEILSNPNQGLAEDINSPETIYKMVHDKFDAQQFQDVITLCDKNIRDFEGDDIVAKFALLKATAMGRLYGFETYRSSLNEVATSCPNLPEGQRAEELIRDVLPRMADSSFEDDESGKRFRVIFQFANASDEEIDAFEERLNAQIKKLQYYSFTTSKDVYSPTTTFVVVHGVDHLVIAEGFDGLFKKKDKNRITKPYFVISSNNYQVIQIHKNLDSYLSQNKS, from the coding sequence GTGAATTGTTCTCGGAAAAAGGACAAATTTATTAGTAGAAATTATCATGCAATGACCACAGAATATAATACACTTTACAACGGTAACATGGCCTTAGAAGATGGTCGTGCGCGTCTTAATGAAGAGTATCGAGACGATTATTGGAATATTCTTCCTGTAGAGCGTTTAGATTTCGAAGAGGATGCTATGCTTCCTGGTCAATCTAAAAACGAAACTTTTTCCAGGTCTGAAGAAAAGGCAGTAAAAGCCATTCAGAAGCATTCTATGAATATTAAAGGGAAAGAGAAAAACCCTAAAATGGACGAAGCTTATTTGCTGTTAGGAAAGTCTAGGTATTTTGATCAACGTTTTGTGCCTGCTTTAGAAGCCTTTAATTATATTCTTTACAAATATGCTTTAAGTGATAAAATTAACGTGGCTCGAGTATGGCGTGAGAAAACCAATATGCGTTTAGATAACGACGAACTCGCTATAGAAAATTTAAAACGGTTATTGCGTTTAGAAAAGTTAGACCGACAAGAATTAGCAGATGCTACATCTACTTTAGCGCAAGCATATCTTAATATAAAAGTTGTAGATACTGCCATAACCTATTTAGAAGTTGCTGCAGAGTCTACCACAAAAAACGAAGAGCGTGGCCGCTATTTGTTTATAAAAGGTCAGTTATATAATACTTTAGGGTATAAGGATAGTGCAAATATTACTTTTGATCGTGTTATAGACATGCATCGAAAAATTCCTAGAGACTACTATATAGGTGCTTACGTTGAGAAAGCAAAGAATTTCGATTACGAAACTGGAGATAAATTAGCCTTTGCCGAAACGTTATCTATGTTAGAGGAAGATCGCGAAAATCGTCCATATTTAGGGCGTATTTATCATCAGGTTGGAGAATATTATTTGGCCACCAATAACGATTCTTTAGGTGTTGCTTATTACAATAAATCTTTAAGAACAGAGCGAAGCGATAAAGAATTAAATGCAAGAAATTATAAAATTTTAGGAGATTTTTATTTCGATAATGCCGAGTATAAATCTGCTGGAGCTTATTACGATAGCACGTTAACCAATCTTAAAGTAGATTCTAAACCTTATAGAACAATTAAACGCGAACGTGATAATTTGGTAGATGTTATTTACTATGAAGAAATCTCGAAAGTAGACGATAGTATTATACATTTAGTAAATTTAACAGAGACCGATCGTTTAGCCTATTTTGAATCGTATACCGATACGCTTAAAATTCAAGCCGAATTAGAATTCGAACGTCAGGAAGCTGAAGCTCGGGCGCAAGACATGCTAAGTTCTAATAATGGTTTTAATGTCGATACTAAAGCCTCTGCTTTTCAAAGTCGAGACGAAGCTGCAAAAAATGCAAATACTTTTTATTTTTATAATTCCACAACACTAGCTTACGGTAAGAATGAATTTATGAAAATTTGGGGCGATAGAAAAAATGAAGATAATTGGCGTTGGTCGAATATGAATTTTTCAGCATCAACCGGACCAATAGGAGTTTCGGCAGCAGAAGGCTTAGATTTGACTGCCGACATTTTTCAGCCACAGTTTTATTTAGATCAAATTCCTACAGAACAAAAAGTAATAGATAGTATTGTTAAAGAACGAAACTATGCCTATTTTCAATTAGGTGTGATTTATAAAGAAAAATTTAGCGATTACGAATTGTCTAAAAGCAAACTGCAAGCGCTATTAGAAAGCAATCCTGAAGAACGTTTAATTGTTCCTGCAAAATATAACTTATATAAAGATTATGAATTACTGGGTCAGCATGGAGAAGCAGAGATTGTAAAAAAAGATATTATTACAAACCATTCAGATTCGCGTTATGCCGAGATACTAAGTAACCCAAATCAAGGGTTAGCCGAAGATATAAATAGTCCAGAAACCATCTATAAAATGGTTCACGATAAATTCGATGCACAGCAATTTCAAGACGTTATTACACTTTGCGATAAGAATATACGTGATTTTGAAGGAGACGATATCGTTGCTAAGTTTGCTTTACTAAAAGCCACTGCAATGGGACGATTGTATGGGTTCGAGACATATAGATCGTCCTTAAATGAGGTAGCAACATCGTGTCCTAATCTTCCCGAAGGACAACGTGCAGAAGAATTAATTCGGGATGTATTGCCAAGAATGGCCGATAGTAGTTTTGAAGATGATGAGTCTGGAAAACGATTCCGTGTTATATTTCAGTTCGCTAATGCTTCAGACGAAGAAATTGATGCTTTTGAAGAGAGATTGAATGCGCAAATTAAAAAACTTCAGTATTATTCATTTACAACATCTAAAGATGTGTATTCGCCAACAACAACCTTTGTAGTAGTTCATGGCGTAGACCATTTAGTTATTGCCGAAGGTTTCGACGGTTTGTTTAAAAAGAAAGATAAAAATAGAATTACAAAACCATACTTTGTAATTTCGTCAAATAACTATCAGGTTATTCAAATACATAAAAATTTAGATTCATATTTAAGTCAGAATAAATCATAA
- a CDS encoding ABC transporter ATP-binding protein, whose translation MIITTNLSKKYNSNQVLNIEHLEIPKGQSFGLVGNNGAGKTTYFSLLLDLIQPTTGHIKSNDIQVNLTEDWKPFTSSFIDESFLIGYLTAEEYFYFIGELRGQNKADVDALVGQFEDFFHGEILNQKKYLRDLSKGNQKKVGIIAALIGDPEVIILDEPFANLDPTTQIRLKKIIKDLAEQKGVTVLVSSHDLMHVTDVCERIVVLEKGEIVKDIVTSNETLKELGDYFASELQV comes from the coding sequence ATGATAATTACAACAAATCTTTCTAAAAAATACAATTCTAATCAGGTTTTAAACATAGAGCATTTAGAAATTCCTAAAGGACAAAGTTTTGGTTTAGTAGGCAATAATGGTGCTGGTAAAACAACATATTTTAGTTTGTTACTCGATTTAATTCAGCCAACTACTGGACATATAAAAAGTAATGATATCCAAGTTAATTTAACCGAAGATTGGAAACCATTTACGTCGTCTTTTATAGACGAAAGTTTTTTAATTGGCTATTTAACTGCCGAAGAGTATTTCTACTTTATTGGCGAACTTAGAGGTCAGAATAAAGCAGATGTTGATGCGCTTGTTGGGCAATTTGAAGATTTTTTTCATGGCGAAATCCTTAATCAGAAAAAGTACTTAAGAGATTTAAGTAAAGGAAATCAGAAAAAAGTGGGAATTATAGCGGCTTTAATTGGAGATCCAGAAGTGATTATTTTAGATGAGCCTTTCGCGAATTTAGATCCTACAACACAAATTAGACTTAAAAAAATCATTAAAGACTTAGCCGAACAAAAAGGCGTAACCGTACTTGTTTCTAGTCATGATTTAATGCATGTTACAGATGTGTGCGAACGTATTGTTGTGTTAGAAAAAGGTGAAATTGTAAAAGATATAGTAACTAGTAATGAAACGCTTAAAGAGTTAGGAGATTATTTTGCTAGCGAGCTTCAAGTTTAA
- the upp gene encoding uracil phosphoribosyltransferase, which translates to MQIHNLSLENTILNVFMSELRDKTIQTDNMRFRRNIERIGEILAYELSKSLQFKKQSVETPLDSTTVNLPENDIVICSILRAGIPLHNGLLNYFDAAENAFISAYRQHKSSPESFEIVVEYLACPSLENKTLILADPMLATGQSMVATFEALKPFGTPKEIHLVSVIGAQQGVDYVNNHFNEDTHLWISTIDEKLNEKGYIVPGLGDAGDLCFGEKLQQ; encoded by the coding sequence ATGCAGATTCATAATTTATCTTTAGAAAACACTATTTTAAATGTATTTATGTCAGAGTTACGAGATAAAACCATTCAAACCGACAATATGCGCTTTAGACGAAACATTGAACGTATTGGTGAAATTTTAGCTTACGAACTCAGTAAATCACTTCAGTTTAAAAAACAAAGTGTAGAAACACCTTTAGATTCAACCACTGTGAATTTACCAGAGAATGATATTGTTATTTGTTCTATTCTTCGAGCAGGAATACCACTGCATAACGGTTTATTAAATTATTTTGATGCGGCAGAAAACGCATTTATTTCTGCATACAGACAGCATAAATCGTCTCCAGAAAGTTTTGAAATTGTAGTTGAATATTTAGCTTGTCCGTCTTTAGAAAACAAAACTTTAATATTAGCCGACCCTATGCTTGCCACCGGACAATCTATGGTTGCCACTTTTGAAGCTCTTAAACCTTTTGGAACACCTAAAGAAATTCATTTAGTTAGTGTTATTGGCGCACAGCAAGGCGTAGATTATGTTAATAATCATTTTAATGAAGATACACATTTATGGATTTCAACTATAGATGAAAAATTAAATGAAAAAGGCTATATCGTACCAGGACTTGGTGATGCTGGAGATTTATGTTTTGGCGAGAAACTCCAACAATAG
- a CDS encoding DUF6341 family protein — translation MKDFFYAIQDLFVNVLFAPLDAIRELELTNWFAANALSWVFILIGMGFFVYWMLQLKKFNDNNEEDKSISSHSFL, via the coding sequence ATGAAAGATTTTTTTTACGCGATACAGGATTTATTTGTCAATGTATTGTTCGCTCCACTGGACGCTATTAGAGAACTTGAACTTACAAACTGGTTTGCAGCAAACGCACTATCTTGGGTTTTTATATTAATCGGTATGGGATTTTTCGTATACTGGATGCTTCAGCTAAAAAAGTTTAACGACAACAACGAAGAAGACAAAAGTATTTCTTCGCACTCTTTTCTATAA
- a CDS encoding PadR family transcriptional regulator, which produces MANSNLYKGSLTTIILKLLKETDSMYGYEITQKVKTLTNGELSITEGALYPALHKLESEGLLKVEMVKVDNRLRKYYRLTDAGEKETASKLSELERYIQTMQQLVNPKII; this is translated from the coding sequence ATGGCAAATTCAAATTTATATAAAGGCAGTCTTACTACTATCATTTTAAAACTCTTAAAAGAGACAGATAGCATGTATGGTTATGAAATTACTCAAAAAGTAAAAACGTTAACTAACGGAGAATTAAGTATAACTGAAGGTGCTTTGTACCCAGCATTGCATAAGTTAGAGTCTGAAGGTTTATTAAAAGTTGAAATGGTAAAAGTAGATAACAGATTGCGAAAGTATTATAGATTAACCGATGCTGGAGAGAAGGAAACGGCCTCTAAATTATCGGAATTAGAGCGGTATATACAAACCATGCAACAATTGGTTAATCCTAAAATAATCTAA
- a CDS encoding DUF5687 family protein gives MIKHFLNLEWKQFTRSASFGKTLGLKLIMIFFSLYFIVMFLFLGVAMYPLLKKLFPESDPFVVFNSFIFYWILGDLVMRFFFQKLPVMSVKPLLTLPIKRKKIVNFVLSKSALSFFNFLPLFAIIPFGVTLITKGYNTSTIVIWVFTIIVITLIDNFLNFIIESLSSKTELSFLPIILFSGGLYALNYFEILNISELLANGILAITNNPLLIIVPILILIGLYVYNFKILRNKLFLDSSLQTKTLEVNASNLDWTKKFGDIAPFMQLDLKLLWRNKRPKSSVWMLVFGLLYGLIFYPNPDYQDKPYFYAFVGIFVTGIFLINFGQFIPAWDSGYYKLLMSQNLRYKQYLKSKYTLMTLSVIILFVLSIPYVYFGWKVLLAHFAAAIYNIGVNTYVILIGGSFNRKKIDLNQRAAFNFQGTGAVQWLIGLPLIILPMVIFAIFNSFFGFEIGCLVLILLGITGIIFHEKLMKFITNKYLDSKYKMIAAFDQDN, from the coding sequence ATGATTAAACACTTTTTGAACCTGGAGTGGAAACAATTTACTAGATCGGCAAGCTTCGGGAAAACACTAGGCCTTAAATTAATAATGATATTTTTTTCATTGTATTTTATTGTCATGTTTTTGTTTTTGGGAGTTGCCATGTATCCACTGCTTAAAAAACTGTTCCCTGAAAGCGATCCTTTTGTAGTTTTTAATAGCTTTATTTTTTATTGGATTTTAGGAGATTTGGTAATGCGTTTTTTCTTTCAAAAATTACCAGTAATGAGTGTTAAGCCATTACTTACACTTCCAATAAAACGAAAAAAGATTGTAAATTTTGTATTGAGCAAATCGGCTTTATCATTTTTCAATTTTTTACCCTTATTTGCTATTATTCCTTTTGGTGTAACCCTAATTACAAAAGGGTATAATACCTCTACAATTGTAATTTGGGTGTTTACCATAATAGTAATTACATTAATAGATAATTTCTTGAATTTTATAATCGAAAGTCTGTCCTCTAAAACAGAATTATCCTTTCTTCCAATTATCCTGTTCTCGGGTGGATTGTATGCTTTAAATTATTTTGAAATTCTGAATATTTCTGAACTATTAGCAAACGGAATTCTAGCTATTACTAATAATCCGTTATTAATAATCGTGCCTATTTTAATTTTAATTGGCTTGTATGTTTACAATTTTAAAATACTTCGAAATAAATTATTTTTAGATAGCTCTTTACAGACCAAAACACTGGAGGTTAATGCTTCTAACCTGGATTGGACTAAGAAATTTGGAGATATTGCACCTTTCATGCAGTTAGATTTAAAATTACTTTGGCGTAATAAGCGACCAAAATCTTCGGTTTGGATGTTGGTCTTTGGGTTACTTTATGGTTTAATATTTTATCCAAATCCCGATTATCAGGACAAACCTTATTTTTATGCGTTTGTGGGCATATTTGTAACCGGTATTTTTCTTATCAATTTCGGACAATTTATTCCTGCTTGGGATAGTGGGTATTACAAGTTGCTAATGAGTCAGAATTTAAGGTATAAACAATACCTAAAATCTAAATATACATTAATGACGTTAAGTGTTATTATTCTATTTGTATTGAGTATACCTTATGTGTATTTCGGATGGAAAGTTCTACTCGCGCATTTTGCCGCAGCCATTTATAATATTGGTGTAAATACGTATGTTATTTTAATTGGAGGTTCGTTTAATCGAAAAAAAATAGATCTTAATCAAAGAGCTGCGTTTAATTTTCAAGGCACGGGTGCTGTGCAGTGGCTTATAGGTTTGCCGTTAATTATTTTGCCTATGGTGATTTTTGCCATCTTTAATTCGTTTTTTGGTTTCGAAATTGGCTGTTTAGTTTTAATTCTTTTAGGCATTACAGGAATCATTTTTCACGAAAAACTAATGAAATTTATAACCAACAAATATTTAGATTCAAAATATAAAATGATCGCTGCTTTCGATCAAGACAACTAA
- a CDS encoding glycosyltransferase family 9 protein produces MSKKTHHILVIRLSAMGDVAMSVPVLRALTSQYPNLKVTVLTRPFFEPFFRDLDAVSIVPADLNGVHKGVFGLYKLSKSLKKQNIDAVADIHNVLRSKILKAFFIGTPFIQIDKGRSEKKALTSGAVFKQLPTTISRYAEVFNNLGFPIDLSQPTFPEPSILSDKLQAILGGHGTKWIGIAPFAAHDSKMYPIEQMETVIETLSKNYKVFLFGGGAKEVEILNGFQAKYNAVINLAGQLNFNEELDIISNLDVMLSMDSGNGHMAAMLGKKVITIWGVTHPFAGFAPFNQPDDYALTADRVKFPLIPTSIYGNKFPEGYEKASGTIAPETIVNKIISVI; encoded by the coding sequence GTGTCAAAAAAAACACATCATATATTAGTTATACGTCTCTCGGCAATGGGAGACGTTGCTATGTCTGTACCTGTGTTGCGTGCATTAACTTCACAATACCCAAACTTAAAAGTCACCGTTTTAACGCGCCCTTTTTTTGAACCCTTTTTTCGAGATTTAGATGCGGTAAGTATTGTTCCGGCCGATTTAAATGGAGTGCATAAAGGTGTTTTTGGATTGTATAAACTTTCGAAATCACTTAAAAAACAGAATATAGATGCTGTTGCAGATATTCATAATGTGTTGCGTTCTAAGATTCTGAAAGCTTTTTTTATAGGGACGCCTTTTATTCAAATAGATAAAGGAAGAAGTGAAAAGAAAGCGCTTACAAGCGGAGCTGTTTTTAAACAACTTCCAACAACTATTTCGCGTTATGCTGAGGTTTTTAATAATTTAGGTTTTCCCATAGATTTATCTCAACCCACGTTTCCAGAACCATCAATTTTATCTGATAAATTGCAAGCTATATTGGGTGGGCATGGCACTAAATGGATTGGTATTGCGCCGTTTGCTGCTCACGATAGTAAAATGTATCCGATAGAACAGATGGAAACTGTTATTGAAACCTTGTCTAAAAATTACAAAGTATTCTTATTTGGAGGTGGTGCTAAGGAAGTTGAAATTTTAAACGGATTTCAAGCTAAATACAATGCAGTAATCAATCTTGCTGGACAATTAAATTTTAATGAAGAATTAGATATTATCTCTAATTTAGATGTAATGTTGTCTATGGATTCTGGAAATGGCCATATGGCAGCTATGTTGGGTAAAAAAGTAATTACCATTTGGGGTGTAACGCATCCGTTTGCAGGCTTTGCACCATTTAATCAACCAGATGATTATGCTTTAACGGCCGATAGAGTAAAATTTCCGCTAATTCCAACTTCAATTTACGGAAATAAATTTCCAGAAGGATATGAAAAAGCTTCCGGAACGATTGCTCCGGAAACCATTGTCAATAAAATTATATCGGTGATTTAA
- a CDS encoding ferredoxin--NADP reductase codes for MAFHKLAIQNINKETEAAVTISFDVPSFLKDKFSFKAGQYITLKTEINGNEVRRDYSLCSSPNSGELQVAVKAVEDGLFSKYANTTLKAGDSIEVAEPNGRFIFEPDASKTRTVAAFAAGSGITPIMSIAKTILEEEPNSHFVLIYGNKTPKDTIFFNELLALHSKYTERFSIQMVFSQSQEDDAMFGRIEKSTVNFLLKNTYKHLKIDTFYLCGPEGMITTTKDVLKDFGVAEDDINFELFTTPIATDEEVIPEAVSDGSTAIKIIVDDEEVEFVMSQKQSILEAAIAKEVDAPYSCQGGICSSCIARVTEGSATMRQNNILTEKELAEGLVLTCQAHPTTPTIVVDYDDV; via the coding sequence ATGGCATTTCATAAACTTGCAATACAAAATATAAATAAAGAAACAGAAGCAGCTGTAACTATTAGTTTCGATGTTCCTTCTTTTCTAAAAGATAAATTCAGCTTTAAAGCTGGGCAATACATTACTTTAAAAACCGAAATTAACGGTAACGAGGTGCGTAGAGACTACTCATTATGTTCATCTCCAAATAGCGGAGAATTACAGGTTGCTGTTAAAGCTGTAGAAGATGGATTATTCTCTAAATACGCAAATACAACACTAAAAGCAGGTGATAGCATTGAAGTTGCAGAACCAAACGGACGCTTTATATTTGAGCCAGATGCTTCTAAAACCAGAACTGTTGCTGCATTTGCCGCAGGTAGTGGTATTACACCTATTATGAGTATTGCGAAAACCATTTTAGAAGAAGAACCAAACAGTCACTTTGTCCTGATCTACGGAAATAAAACCCCTAAAGACACTATCTTTTTCAACGAGTTATTAGCGCTTCATAGCAAATACACCGAGCGTTTTTCTATACAAATGGTATTTAGTCAGTCGCAAGAAGACGACGCTATGTTTGGCCGAATTGAAAAAAGCACAGTGAATTTCTTATTGAAAAACACCTACAAACATTTAAAGATTGACACCTTTTATTTATGTGGACCAGAAGGCATGATTACCACGACAAAAGATGTGTTAAAAGATTTTGGTGTTGCTGAAGACGATATTAATTTCGAACTATTTACCACGCCAATTGCTACAGACGAAGAGGTTATTCCTGAAGCGGTAAGCGATGGTTCTACTGCTATAAAAATTATTGTAGACGATGAAGAAGTTGAATTTGTAATGTCGCAAAAACAATCGATTCTTGAAGCGGCAATTGCTAAAGAAGTAGATGCTCCGTATTCTTGTCAAGGTGGAATTTGCAGTAGTTGTATTGCACGCGTTACCGAAGGTTCGGCGACCATGAGACAAAACAATATATTAACAGAAAAAGAGTTAGCAGAAGGCTTAGTATTAACATGTCAAGCACATCCTACTACACCAACAATAGTTGTAGATTACGATGACGTTTAA